From the genome of Streptomyces sp. V1I1, one region includes:
- a CDS encoding MIP/aquaporin family protein, producing the protein MEENSYSQKLVAEMLGTAVLVFIGVGSVPATLIVGGDAPFTMAQLGMISLAFATAVIAMVYAIGHISGCQINPAITLALAATKKMPWRDVPGYIAAQVAGAVLGALAIVGVLGKKAVDVGLGIAAYGTGVGAGQAFFAEAIGTFILAFIVFGAIDRRAAGGFAGLAIGLGVFAIIIPVAPATAASINPARTLGPMITGELFNGTVHWDQLPVYLAAEVIGAVAAGVLYTALNAHRKAAAATAAENRAAQPASAEGALS; encoded by the coding sequence ATGGAAGAAAACTCTTACTCACAGAAGCTTGTGGCCGAGATGCTGGGCACCGCGGTGCTGGTGTTCATCGGTGTCGGTTCGGTCCCCGCCACGCTCATCGTCGGCGGCGACGCCCCGTTCACCATGGCGCAGCTGGGAATGATCTCGCTGGCCTTCGCCACCGCCGTCATCGCCATGGTCTACGCGATCGGCCATATCTCCGGCTGCCAGATCAACCCGGCCATCACCCTGGCGCTCGCCGCCACGAAGAAGATGCCCTGGCGGGATGTCCCCGGCTACATCGCGGCCCAGGTGGCCGGTGCGGTGCTGGGAGCGCTTGCGATCGTCGGCGTGCTGGGGAAGAAGGCGGTCGACGTCGGCCTCGGTATCGCCGCCTACGGCACCGGTGTCGGCGCCGGCCAGGCCTTCTTCGCCGAAGCCATCGGCACGTTCATCCTCGCGTTCATCGTCTTCGGGGCCATCGACCGGCGCGCGGCCGGCGGCTTTGCGGGCCTGGCCATCGGCCTCGGCGTGTTCGCGATCATCATTCCTGTGGCCCCCGCCACCGCGGCGTCCATCAACCCGGCCAGGACGCTCGGCCCGATGATCACCGGCGAGCTCTTCAACGGCACGGTCCACTGGGACCAGTTGCCCGTCTACCTGGCCGCCGAGGTGATCGGCGCCGTCGCCGCCGGCGTCCTCTACACCGCTCTCAACGCCCACCGCAAGGCCGCCGCCGCAACAGCAGCCGAGAACCGGGCCGCCCAGCCCGCCTCTGCCGAAGGAGCCCTGTCATGA
- the dhaK gene encoding dihydroxyacetone kinase subunit DhaK — MKKLINAPEAVLDEALAGIAAAHPELKVDAENKVIARADGTRTGKVALISGGGSGHEPLHGGFVGLGMLDAACPGEVFTSPVPGQMLTAAQAVNGGAGVLFIVKNYTGDVLNFQMAAELAAEEGITVETVLVDDDVAVKDSTWTAGRRGTGATVFVEKIAGALAEKGADLAAVAEMGKRVNAASRSFAVALTACTTPASGKPGFDLPEDEVEVGVGIHGEPGRTREKLRPAKEIVATALDAILADQPLIAGDETIVMVNGLGGTPLIELYVVFNDVAAALADKGIVMARNLVGNYVTSLDMAGVSITVCKADADMLSLWDAPVNTPALRWGA, encoded by the coding sequence ATGAAGAAGCTCATCAACGCCCCCGAGGCGGTGCTGGATGAGGCCTTGGCCGGCATCGCCGCCGCCCACCCCGAACTGAAAGTCGACGCGGAGAACAAGGTGATCGCCCGCGCGGACGGCACCAGGACGGGCAAGGTGGCCCTGATCTCCGGCGGTGGTTCCGGGCACGAGCCCCTGCACGGCGGTTTCGTGGGACTGGGCATGCTGGACGCGGCCTGTCCCGGGGAGGTGTTCACCTCGCCCGTACCCGGCCAGATGCTGACCGCCGCGCAGGCCGTCAACGGCGGCGCGGGCGTGCTGTTCATCGTGAAGAACTACACCGGTGACGTCCTCAACTTCCAGATGGCCGCCGAACTGGCCGCCGAGGAAGGCATCACGGTGGAGACCGTGCTGGTCGACGACGACGTGGCGGTCAAGGACTCCACCTGGACCGCGGGGCGCCGGGGCACCGGCGCCACGGTCTTCGTCGAGAAGATCGCCGGCGCTCTCGCCGAGAAGGGCGCCGATCTCGCCGCAGTGGCGGAGATGGGTAAGCGGGTCAACGCCGCCTCCCGGTCTTTCGCTGTGGCGCTGACCGCCTGTACCACCCCCGCTTCGGGCAAGCCGGGCTTCGACCTGCCCGAGGACGAGGTGGAGGTCGGCGTCGGCATCCACGGCGAACCCGGACGCACCAGGGAAAAGCTCCGGCCGGCCAAGGAGATCGTGGCAACTGCCCTGGACGCGATCCTCGCCGACCAGCCGCTCATCGCAGGGGACGAGACCATCGTCATGGTCAACGGCCTGGGCGGCACACCGCTTATCGAGCTGTATGTGGTCTTCAACGACGTCGCGGCCGCCCTGGCGGACAAGGGCATCGTCATGGCCCGCAACCTCGTCGGCAACTACGTCACCAGCCTGGACATGGCCGGTGTTTCCATCACAGTGTGCAAGGCCGACGCCGACATGCTGTCCCTGTGGGACGCACCTGTGAACACCCCAGCCCTGCGCTGGGGCGCCTGA